In bacterium, the DNA window TCCCTCGTGCCCCAGGACGGCTCTTTCCTCGCCCTGGACCCGGCCGGCGACCGGCCCGACGCCGTGGTGGTGAGCACCGCCGTCGAGGACCGCGTGCCCGACGTGCGCGCCGCCCGCGAGGCCGGCGTGCCGATCCTGCACCGCTCGGAGCTGCTGGCCCGCCACGTGGCCTCCCACCGCACCATCGCCGTCAGCGGCACCAGCGGCAAGTCGACGGTCACGGCCATGGTGTTCACCATCCTGCGCGAGGCGGGCCTCGGGCCCGGGTTGCTGACCGGCGCGGGCCTGGCCGACCTGGTCGCGGCCGGCCATCTGGGCAACGCCTGGGCGCCCGCGCCCGCGGCCGACGGCCCGCCGTGGCTCGTCATCGAGGCCGACGAGAGCGACGGCAGCCTCGTCCGCTACCGACCCTGGGCCGGCGTGGTGCTGAACCTCGGCCTCGACCACAAGCCGCCCGCCGAGATCATGGCCATGTTCATGACGTTCCGGGAGAACGTGCAGGGGCCGCTCATCGTGGCCGATCGGCCCGAGCTGGCGGACCTGCGCGGGGGCGCCCTCGTGTACGGGCTCGGCGACGGTCCCGGCCTGCGCGCCCGCGACGTCGTGCTCGAGCGGGACGGTGCGCGATTCACGATCGAGGACACCGCCTTCGGCCTGCCGGTGCCCGGGGCCTACAACGTGGAGAACGCCCTGGCGGCCGTGGCCGCGGCCCGGGCCGCCGGCGTGCCGCTGGACGCAGCCGCCCGGGCCCTGGCCGGCTTCGGCGGGGTGGCGCGGCGCTTCCAGACCGTGGGCGTGGCCGGCGGCGTCGAGGTCATCGACGACTTCGCCCACAATCCCGACAAGATCGCCGCCGCCCTGGGCGCGGCCCAGGACCTCGACCTCGCGGCCGTGCGCGTGGTCGACGAGCCGGACGTGGCGGCGGCGGGGGCGCGGGCCGTGGCGATGGTGCGCGGCGGCGAGGCCGACGTGCTCATGAAGGGGTTGATCGCCACCTCGGACTACATGAAGCTCATCCTGGACAAGGAGCGCGGCCTGCTGCCGCCGGGGAACGTGCTCTCCCACGTGAGCGTCTTCGAGCTGCCGGCCTACGTCGCGGCCTGCGGCAAGCTGCTCTTCGCCGGCGACGTGGCCATCATCCCGGCGCCGGACCGCGAGGCCAAGCGCCAGATCCTCGGCTACTGCCTCGACGCGGCGCGCAGCTTCGGCGTGGAGGCGCCCCGGGCCGCGCTCATCGCGGCCACCGAGAAGGTGAGCCCGCGCATGCCCGCCACCACCGACGCGGCGGAGATCGCGGCGGCCGGCGGCTTCGGCGACGCCATCGTCGAGGGCCCCCTGGCCCTGGACGTGGCCCTGTCGGCCGAGGCCTGCCGCATCAAGGGTCTCGACTCGCGCGTGGGGGGCGAGGCCGACGTGCTCGTGTTCCCGAACATCGAGACGGGCAACGTCTTCTACAAGGCGAGCACGCTGCTGGCGGGGGCGCGGCTGGCGGCGGCCGTGGTGGGCACCTCGGCGCCCTGCGTGCTGACCAGCCGGGCCGACAGCGAGGAGTCGAAGTTCCTGAGCATCGCACTGGGGTGCCGCCTGGTGAAGTAGGCCGGCGGGGGTGTCTCCGCCACCGCCGGGACGACCGTCTGCCGGAAGGGTCCGCGAGTCGCAGATTCCGGGGATCGCCTGGTCCGCACGATGGGATGAGTTGCGGCGAGGCGGCTTCCGGATCACGTTGGTGCACTGGACGACGTGACCGGAACCCCGGACGAGGACCGTTTTCGATGAGACTTCCCGCTCCCGCACCCGACACCCCGACCCTGGACCAGCTGCGCACCGCGTTCGGCCACGCCGGCCCGGACACCCCGGGGCGCTGGGGCAGCATGACCTGCACCCAGATGGTCCGGCACTGCCGGAAGTTCATCGATCTGTACCTGGGGCGCGTCGCCGTCCCCCTGCCCATGCGCCTGCTGGCCCGCCTGCTGGGCCCCCTGTTCCTGCGCCGGGCGCTGGCCAAGTCGCCGACCGCCACGCCCCGGAACCTGAAGACCCTGCCGGGAATCCGGTCCGGCGCAACCCCCGCCGGGGAATTCGAGGCCGAGCGCACGAAACTGCTGGCCGCTTTCGACGAGGTGGCGGCCCTGTCGGGAACCCATGACCACCCGCTCTACGGCCGGATGGACGCCGGGGATGTCGTCAACCTCATCCGGCACCACACCGCGCACCACGCCAACCAGTTCGGTCTGCTGGGCGGTTCGTGAATCCGGGGAACAAGGGCCAGGAAGTCCCCTGGCTGTCTGTAACACCCTGCAACATAAGATTTTGAAAATCTTTTCAATTTGATTTTATGTGTTCGATTGGACATGGTTGACGGGTGGAATCGAACCCCAGCCGGAGGACCGTCATGCCCAACACGACCGAAAACCTCAAGGAAGCCTTCGCCGGCGAGAGCCAGGCGTTCCAGAAGTACACGTCCTTCGCCGAGAAGGCCGAGAAGGACGGCATGCCCAACATCGCCCGCCTGTTCCGCACCACGGCCCAGGCCGAACGCATCCACGCCGCGGGCCACTTCCAGGCCCTCGACGGCGTCGGCGACACCGTGGCCAACCTGAAGGCGGCCATCGGCGGCGAGACCTACGAGTTCGAGGACATGTACCCGCCGATGCTGGCCAAGGCCATCGAGGAGGACCACAAGGCCAAGCGCATGTTCGGCTTCGCGGTCGACGCCGAGCGGATCCACGCCGAACTCTACGCCAAGGCCCTCGCGGCGGCGGAGAAGGGCGAGGACCTCGCCGAGACGAACTTCTACCTGTGCCCGGTGTGCGGCCACATCGAGTTCGGCGCGGCGCCCGAGCGCTGCCCGATCTGCAACGTGCCGGCGTCGAAGTACGTGCAGGTCTAACAGCCGCACCGTCTTCTGGTTTTCGAGGCCGGGTCTCCACCGTGAGATCCGGCCTTTTTTTGCGCCCAGCAGGGGGTCTTCCGCCATTCCGGTCTTGACACCCTGAATTTTGTATATACAATGTCCTATACAGTAATTGTACGGAATGCGAACACCACGGGGTCACGACTCTGGCGCCGTTCGACCATAGACCATCGGGAGAAGCACCATGAAGACTCTCAAGAACCTGCTCATGATCTGCGCCCTGCTCGCCGTCGGCGTCGTCGGTGCGGGCTGCGCGGACGACGCGGCCCTGGACAAGGCCGTCCGCTAGGCGGCCGGGATTCGACGGAGGCGGTGCCGGGGTGGGGCGCCGTTCCTCCACACGAGGCGGGTCGCTGTGCGGCCCGCCTTGTCGTATCGTGGGAACCCGCGGCGCCCGAAGGCGGGCGCGGCCAACGAGGAGAGCAACGTGCGCGACCTGACCGCCAGCGAACTGCGCGACCATCTGGCCGCGGCGAACGAACCGCCGCTGCTGCTCGACGTGCGCGAAGAGTGGGAGTACGGGATCTGCCGCCTGGAGGGTTCCCTGCTGCTGCCCATGGGGCGCCTGCCGGCGGGCATCGCCCATCTGGAGCCGGCGCGGGAGACAGTCGTGATCTGCCACCACGGCATCCGCAGCCGCATGGTCGCGGCCTTCCTCGAACGCAGCGGGTTCACGCGCGTCATCAATCTCGCCGGCGGCGTGGCCGCCTGGGCGCGGGACGTCGATCCCGACATGCCCGTCTACTAGGCCGTCCGGCCGCGCCGGATCAGAACCGCACCGCCAGCCCGCCCGAGAAGGTGCGCCCCCCGTTGGGCAGCCCCACCTGGTCGTCGACCCGCGTGTTGAAGACGTTGTCGAGCCGCAGGTGGGCCTCGAGGCCGCGCGCCGGGCGGTCGAAGCGCCATCCCAGGCGCGCGTTCCACACCACGCCCGCCGGCAGGCGGCGCAGGCCGGACGGGTCGGTGGCGTCGGCGCTCCAGCGGGGGCCGGTGACGACGGCCTCGGCCAGGCCGTTGGGCCCGCGCGGCGGCGCCCAGTTCAGGCCGAGCCGCGAGAGGTAGTCGGGCCGGTCCTCGGCGGGGCGGTCGAAGTCGGCGTCGTCCTTCACCCGCGCGGCCAGGATGGTGTGCTGGGCCGCCAGGTCGAGGTCCGGGCCCAGGCCCCACGAACCGGCGAGCTCGATGCCCGGCACCCGGATCTCGGTCCGGTTCACGCGCTGGAACTGGCGCGCCGGATTGTCCAGGCTGATGCGCTCGATGCCGTCCTCGAGATAGAGCAGGAAGGCCGCCGCCTCGATGCGCCAGCGGGTGGCCACGCGCGCGTAGCCGGCCTCGTAGAGCACCTGCTGCTCGGGCGCGAGGTCGGGGTTGGGCACGAAGCGCCCGAGGGCGCCGCTGTACAGCTCGCGCAGGGAGGGGGCCCGCGTCCGGCGCGACGCCGCCAGGTGCGCCTCGGCGTTGCCGGGCAGGGGTCGGGTCAGGCGCGCGTTCCAGGTGCCGTGGCTGGCGGCCTCGTTGGCCGGCTGGGGGCCCGACTCGGGCGTGGCCACGTGGTCGATGCCCGCGCCCAGGCGAACCTGCCAGTCGGTCACGGGGTGGAACTCGAACTCGGCCACCAGCGAGGCCAGCCACTGGCTGTAGGCGTCGGTGGGGCCGCCCACGGTCAGGATCTCCCGATGGTGGGTGTAGCGGGCCGTGCCCTGCACCGCGAGCTGGGTCGTGTCGCCCAGCCAGTGGGTCAGGCGGGCCTTGCCGTAGCCGGTGCGGTCCCAGTTCTTCTCGTAGTCGTCGCCGGTCTGCAGTTCGGCGTCCCAGCCGTCGGGGCCGCGCGGGTCGATCTCCTGGCGGAAGAAGTCGGCGCTCAGGGCCGTCGCCAGATCCCAGCGCCCCTCGCGATCGAGGGGCACCTCGAGGGTCGCGCCGAGCAGCGCCCGCTCGCGCACGGGGTAGCGCCAGAAGCGGGCGTCGGCATCGGGCAGGTGCAGCTCGGCGGGCACGCCCTGCTCGGCCGTCCAGTAGGTGCCCAGCAGGCTCAGCCGCCCCACCTCCCGCACGGCGCGGCTGCCCCGCACGAGGGCCGCATACTGGCTCAGGTCGCTGTTCAGGCGGCGGTCCGAGCCGTCGCGCTCGACCGTGTCGCTGGGCAGGTTCACGGCGTTGCGCCCGTGCCAGCCGCCGGCGGCCAGCACGTCCCAGGCCCCGAGGCGGCCGTTGTGCTCGAGCTCGGTGCTGCCCAGGACGTGTTCGCCCACCGTGAAGGCGACCCGGTTGCGCGGGGCCCCGGGCTCGGGCGTCGGGGTCAGGATCTTCACGCTGCCGGCCAGCACGCCGGGACCGTCGAGGAGGGTCGTCAGGCCCCGCGTGCCCTCGAGCCGGCTCGTGCCGACGACGGGCACGATCCGCAGGTCGGCGCGCTCGTCCCAGGGCAGGTTCAGGGGAATGCCGTCGAGGAAGACCTGCACGTGCCGCTCCGGCGCCCCGCGGATCATCAGCGGCGTCTCGCCGCGGCTGTTGGTCACCACGCGCGCCGAGGGGATCAGGCCGGCGACGTCGGCCAGCGAGCCGGGGTCCTGCACCGCCAGGCGGGGCGCGTCGATGCGGGTCCGGTCCGGACTGGGCAGTTCGGCCTTCTCGCCGCTGACGGTCACCGCGGGCAGCACCGTCGTCAGGGAGTCGGCGGGTGCGCCCTCGGGCCCGGCGGCCATCGCGGGGGTGGCCGCGAGCAGGCCCAGCAGGGCGCAGACGCGGGCGCAGCGGGGAAACATCATCTCGACTCCTTGGGACCGAAGCCGTCCTTGTAGCGCAGGATGCGCGCGGGGTTGCCCGCGACGATGGCGCCGTCGGGCACGTCCTTCGTGACCACCGCGCCGGCGCCGATGACCGCGTGGGCGCCCACCTTCACGGGCATGATGGTGCAGTTGGAGCCGAGGCTGGCGTGGTCGCCGATGTAGGTGGGCTTCCACTTCTCCTTCTCCGGCTGGGGCGGCATGGTGTCGTTGATGAACATCACCCCGTGGCCCACGAAGACGTCGCTGCCGATGTGCACCATGTCGCAGATGAAGGTGTGGCTCTGGATCCGCGTGCGGTCGCCGATGGTCACGCCCTCCTGGATCTCGACGAAGTGGCCGACCATGCAGTCGCGGCCGACCTTGCAGCAGTACATGTTCACGAAGTTCCAGATCTTCGTGCCCTCGCCGATCTCGCAGTCGCGAATGAGTTGCTTTTCGTTGACGGGGTAGGTCATGATGTCTCCTTGACGGCGGTCGCCGGTGGGCGGGCCCCGCCCCGGGCGGGCGGGCCGGATTTCGGTGCCCCAAGTTAATACACGTGGAAGGAATCGTCTTGAGAAATGATCCGGACCCGGCGCCGAGCCTCGGCTGGTCGGACTTCGCCGCGGGCCGCCACCGCCCCGGCGGCAAGCACACCTGGTTCGGGGGCACGCCGGACGAGCTGCTCGACCGCGTGCGGGCGAACTGGTCGCAGCGCCGCCCGGGCGCCGGCCGCACGGGCCTGGACAAGGTCGTCGTCGTGCCGGTCGATCCGGCCGGTTTCGTGTCCAGCACGGTGCGCGTCGACGAGTCGACGACCCTGCACGCCGCCTTCGAGCGCCGCCAGGCCCACGAGGACGGCTACGTGCGCGTGACGGCCGCAGGTCCCCGCGAGCCGGCGGTTCACGCTTCGGTCGTGCTCTATTCCGCCGATACCCTGCTCGAGAACGGGGGCACCCGCAGCACCGACTGCGCCTGGGAGGTCGTCTGCCTCATCGCCGGCCCCTCGGCCGACGAGCCCATGGATCCCCTGACCATGGCCCGCAACATGCTCGCGAAGCCGGGCGGCACCTTCTGCGCCTACTCCGCCGAGCAGTTCGCCGAGGCCGTGTGGTACTGGGCGGCCCGGGCCTCGGCGCACGTGCCGCCGCGCGAGGCCGACTGATGTTCTTCATCTTCGGCTTCGGGCCGCGCACGAAGGACCTGGGTCCGGACGGGGAGCGCGACTGCCCGCATTGCCACAACCGCCGCACGTGGCGGCGCTGGGAACAGCGCAACTGGATCACCCTGTTCTTCGTCCCGGTGATCCCGCTCGGCGCCAAACGCATGACCCTGTGCCCCATCTGCGGGTACGGCCACGAGGAATGAGATGGCGAAACGGAAGTTCGGCACCAAGGCGGCCCTGAAGCGCCGCCTCGAACGCAGGGCCGAGGAGGCCGCGGAACTCGCCCGCAAGGAAACGGCCGCCGAGCCCCGCCCCCTCGACCCCCACTGCGAGCCCCTCCGCGACTACCTGCTGGCCAAGCCGGGCGCCGAGGAGGGCTATCCCTTCGGCGACCAGGTCATGGTCTTCAAGGTGGGCGGCAAGATCTTCGGCTTCCTCGCCTGGGAGGCGCGTCCGGTCTACGTGTCGGTCAAGTGCGATCCGGAGCGCTCGGTCGAGCTGCGCGAGCAGTACAGCGGCATCACCGGCGCCTACCACCTCAACAAGAAGCACTGGCACAGCATCACCATGGACGGCTCGGTCGACCTCGAGTTCGCCAAGGCGCTGATCGACGAGGGGTACGAGCTGATCGTGGCGAGTCTGCCGGCGAAGGACCGGGAGCGGTTGCGGGGGTTGTAGGCTCGTTGCGTCCGTCCGGTCGGCAGGTGCGCGTCGGGACCGCCAGAACGGGCGCCGGGCCGTTTGTGGGGAACCTCGCTCGGGCCTTCCGTGTAGGAGCCGCCTTTCGACCACCCCGCCTCGCGACCGGGATCACCGGCATCGCGGCGGCTCGCCGGCCACCCCCACGAAGGACTGTCTCCATGCTCCGCATAGCCCTGCTGCTCCTGGTGTCGATCGCCGCCTTCCCCGCCGCCGCCCAGGAAACCGGGTCGCTGCCGTTCCATCTGCCGACACCCGAGGGCTGGAAAACAGAAACGATCCCCTTCCCCCTCGGCTTCGCGCCCGATCTGGACTACGCCGGACTGGAGGAGCTGCGGTTCGCCCCCGGCATGTTCGACTCGACGGCGGTGGACTTCTGGACCTACACCTTCGTGTGGTGGGTCGAGCCCGACGCGGACTTCTCGGTCAGCCGTCTCGAAGGGGATCTTGTCGCCTACTGGGACGGACTGGCCGCCGCCGTCGGGCCGGGCCGCGGCTTCGAGATGGGTGAGCATGAATCGACGGTGAGACTCCGCACCGAACCCGACCCCGAGTCGGTCGGTCCGATGCAGATCAGCGGTACGGCCCACATCTTCGAACCCTTCGTCACCGGACGCCCGCTGGACCTGTATCTGGAGATCCGCATCGACAGGTGCGAGCAGCAGGACCGGCGGGTGATCTCCATCGCGGTCTCTCCGCAGCCCGCGAGCCACGCGGTGTGGTCGACCATGGGCGACATCTGGCGGGGATTCTCGTGCGAGGCCGGGTCCCGGGGCGATCACTGATTCCCGGCGGAGTCGCGCGACCCCGAGGCGTCAGAACGTCACCGGCGCCTCCATCCGGTTCCGCAGCAGGTCGCAGCTCAGGCACGAGTGCACGGGCCAGACGAGCACCAGATCGCCCGGCACGAGGCCGTCGGCGAGGCCGGCGTCGCAGCGCACGACCCCGTGCTCCTGGGACAGGCCCGTCAGGACGGTGCCGGACAGCACCTCGCCGAACCCGTCGCCGGCGACCGTGCCGAGCCGCCCGTAGCAGGGTTTCCCGTCGGGACCGGCCAGGCTCTCCTTCGACAGGTGCACCGCCCCGCCGTGGATCACGATCTCGCGCCGCTCCGGGTACACCCCGATCACCGGACACGCCACCGCCGCCGCGAGGTCGCCCGGCCCGCAGCTCCCGATCGCCAGTTGCATCAGGTCACAGAAGACGAAGTTGCCGGGCCGGATCTCGTCGCAGGCCGACAGGTCATCCACCAGGCTGCAGCAGGGCGTGTCGCCGAACGAGAGCGGCAGATCGGGGCGGTTCGCGGCCGCACGGATCGCCTGCAGGCGCATGATGGCCACGTCGTAGACGGCCTGGACGGCCCGCCGGCTCCGCGCCTCGTAGGCGTGCCCCGCGTGGGTGAGCAGGCCGGCCGGCGCCAGCGATCCGGTGCAGGCGGCCAGCACGGCGTCCAGGCGTTCGCCCTGGTCCCAGGCCAGGCCGGAGCGGCGGTAGCCCGTGTCGATCTTCACCGACACCGCCAGCGGCACGTCGGCGACGGCGGCCAGCGCGGCGGTCACGTCCGGATCGTCGACGAGGAGCCCGAGCCGGCCGCCCTGCTCGTGCAGGTGCCGGGCCAGGGCCAGCGCGCGCGGCGTCTCCAGCGGGTTGTGCAGGATGGCCACCGTCATGTCGCGCCAGCCGAGGTCGGCGAAATGGTGCGCCATGTCGAGGCTCGAGACGGTGATGCGGTCGACGCCGGCGTCGGCGAACCAGCGCCCGACGGCGCCCGACTGGTGGGTCTTGAAGTGGGGGCGGAAGGCGGCGCCGGCCGCGCGGGCGCGCGCGGCCATGCGCGCGATGTTGGCCCGGGCCCGGGCCTCGTCGAGAAGCAGGGTCGGGCGGGTCACGCCGCGGGCCTGCAGGATTTCGCTGGTGGTGCGCAACATGAAGGCAGTCTAGCACGTCCGGCGGGTTTGACCGTTGCCAATTCGCCGCGCTTGATCGATCCTGAGGCGCAGGAGGGTTCCCATGAAATGCCCCGTCTGCCGCGTGCCGACCTTCGTGGTCGAGTACGACAACATCGAACTGGACCTCTGCGCCGGCTGCGACGGCGTGTGGTTCGACGCCGGCGAGCTCGAGCTGCTGCTCGACGACCGCCACGCCGTCCTCGCGGCGGCCGACACCGACGAGGCGGGCCGCGACTGCCCCATCTGTCGCCGCCGCATGGACAAGGTGAATATCGGCCCCGGACACCGTGTACTCATCGACAGCTGCCCGGACGGGTGCGGCCTGTGGTTCGACGCCCACGAGCTGGGCGACCTCACGGCCGACCTGGCGGCCAGCGGCTGGCAGGTCCCGCCGGACGTCCGGCGCTTCCTGAGCGAGATGTTTCCCCAGAAAGGTGAAGAATCATGCTAGCAGTGCCCCTGATGATCATCCTCGGCCTGATCGTCGTTGTCGTGGTGTGGGTGATCGGGATCTACAACTCCCTGGTCGGGCTGCGCAACCGGGTCAAGGAGGCCTGGGCCCAGGTCGACGTGCAGCTGAAGCGCCGCTTCGACCTGATCCCGAACCTGATGGAGACGGTGAAGGGGTACATGAGCCACGAGCGGGAGACCCTCGAGGCCGTGACCCAGGCCCGCGCGGCCGTGGCCGGAGCCGGCTCGGGCGACGTGGGGGCCCGCATGCAGGCCGAAGGCGCGCTGGGCATGGCCCTCGGCCGCCTGCTCGCCGTGAGCGAGGCGTATCCCGACCTGAAGGCCAGCACGAACTTCCTCGCCCTGCAGGAGGAACTGACGAGCACCGAGAACAAGATCGGTTTCGCCCGCCAGTTCTACAACGAGAGCGTCATGAACATGAACAACAAGGTGCAGATGTTCCCCGGGAACATCATCGCCGGCATGTTCAACTTCCAGCAGGAGAAGTTCTTCGAGGTGACCGACGAGGCCCAGCGCGAGGCCCCGAAGGTCAGCTTCGACAAGTAGTCTTCCGAAAGCGCGGCGACACACATGTGGGAACAGATCGCGGCCAACCGGCGCAAGTCGATCGTCCTGGTGACGATGATGGGCCTGCTGCTCGGCGCCCTCGGCTTCTTCGGCGGCGTGGCCTTCCTCGGGCGGGACGGGGGCGGCCTCGCCGGCCTCGTCCTGGCCCTGGTGGTGTGGGCGATCATGACGGCCACGGCCTGGTTCCAGGGCGACAACGTGATGCTGTCGGTGGCGCGGGCGAAGAAGGTGGCGCCGGGCGACCTGCCCATGCTCCACAACATCGTCGAGGAGATGACCCTCGCCGCGGGCCTGCCGAAGATCCCCGCCCTGTACGTCATCGACGACCCCGCGCCCAACGCCTTCGCCACCGGGCGCACGCCCGAGACGGCGGCGGTGGCCGTCACCAGCGGCCTGCTGCGCACCCTCGACCGCGACGAGCTGCAGGGCGTGATCGCCCATGAGATGGCCCACGTGCGCAACCGCGACATCCAGCTCATGCTCTTCGCGGGCGTGCTGGCGGGCGCCATCGTCATCCTCTCGGAGATCGGCCTGCGCGGCATGTGGTTCGGCGGCGGCCGCAGCCGCAGCCGGCGCGACGGCGGCGGCGACTCGGGAGCCATCTTCGCCGTGATCGCCGTGGTGCTGATGATCCTGGCCCCGATCCTTTCGCAGCTCATCTACTTCGCCGTCAGCCGCAAGCGCGAGTACCTGGCCGACGCTTCGGCGGCCACCTTCACGCGCTACCCCGAGGGCCTGGCCCGGGCGCTGGAGAAGATCGCCGGTGACTCGCACAAGCTGGGCAACGTGACGAGTGCGACTGCGCCGAACTACATCATCAACCCGCTGAAGCGGAGCGGAAAGATGGCGGCGAACGCCACCAGCACCCACCCGCCCATCGACGAGCGCATCCGCATCCTGCGCAGCATGGGCGGCGGGGCGAGCTTCCGGGCCTACGACGAGAGCTACCGCAAGGTGAGGGGGGGCGGGGGCGTGATCCCGGGCTCGGCGCTGAAGGACGATGCCGGCGCCGCAGCCGCGCCGCGCCGGGAGGCCCCGCGGCCGGAACCGGCGGCCCGGAAGGTGCGCGCCCGCGAGGTGGACGACTTCCTCTACGGCAAGGAAGGCTACCGCCGCATCCCGTGCGCCTGCGGCACCGTCCTGAAGATCCCGCCCGGCTTCGCCTCGCCGGGGGCCAAGTGCCCGCGGTGCGGGACGGTGCACAAGATCTAGGGACCGCGGTGCGGGACGGTTCACAAGATCCAGTGCCCGCGGCTTCCCTCCGGATCCATCGGGGCAGACCCGCTTTCGGCTCGGCCGCGAAGCGGGCCCGCCGCCCCGCCTCGGGTGCCCTAACGGTCTGCCGCCTATCGGGTCGGCGCAGTGGTTCGGGGAGCAGATCCGGTGAAAACGGATGGAATACCGATCCTCCGGCCTCCCAGCACTTCTTCCTAGCGGATGAGCGCCATGGCGCCGGTAGCGATCTCGTCGTCGGCGATCACGCGGTACCAGTACACGCCCGAGGGCGCCGCCAGCCCGGCGTCGTCGCATCCGTTCCAGACCAGTTCCTGCGGGCCGGTCGCCAGTCGACGCGAGCCGAAGCTCCGGACCTTGCGGCCACGGGCATCGACGATCTCGACGCGCACGTCGGCCGCCGCCGCCAGGACGAACGTCAGGACGGTGCGGGGGTTGAACGGGTTGGGATGGTTGGCGACGTGCGAGATCCGACTGCCGGGCACCTCGGGAGCGTCGGCGACGTAGGGGATCCAGCTGCCGACCACGTTGTCGAATTCGTCGAATTCGGCGGCGTCGTCGCCGGCGTCGAGGCGGACGAGCACCAGATCGCCAGGGGCAGCCGGAACAGAGAACGATACGGAGGCGAACAGGTCGCACGCGCACTTGTCGAAGAGGAAATCCCCCAGTTCCACACGAATGGTCTTGCACTCGCCGGTGGGACAGCCGCCGTCACACGGAGGCGCCGAGCCGATATAGCAACTCAGGCCGCCCGCGACCACTTCCGTCTCGACGTCCGTCGCGTCGACCAGGATGCCGTTGACTTCAACGGCCATTTCCGTTGCCACCGAGGGCGAGAAGTCCTGGCCCACGGCAAGGTGATACTCGAGAACGCCTGTGGCCACGCCGTCCTCGACGGTCAGCGTCAGGGCGGTGGCGGTGAAGTCCAACTGCGGGTCAGTCGGCAGCCCGGCAGGCGCTGCGGTGGCGATGAAGACCACCGCCTGGTCGCCGTCGATCTCCTCGTCGTGGCCGGCGAAGTGGGCGCGGGCGACCAGTATGCCGCCGAACTCGCCGTAGCCATCGGTGTCGAAGCTGACGGCCCAGCCGTCGGTCGGGTCGGTGTCGGATCCGAGAAGTTCGCCGAACTCAGGCGATGGCGGCAGGTCCTCGCCGCGGGTCAGATAGAGGTCTATGCCCAGGAGCGGATCGGCACTTGCGATGTCGAAGTCCACGGTGACCATGTCGCCGGCCGCGATCCGCAGGAAGGGCAGCCCGAGCAGGCGGCCGTACCCGCTGCTCGACGGGGCGACCGCGACGTTGATGTCGCCCTTCTGCGCGTCCCACTTCTTGAGACAGTCCCGTACGCAGAGATAGAAGTCCCAGGAAAGGTCGCTGTAGCTGCCCAGGCAGTCCTGGATGCAGTCGTGCATCTCGGTCATGGTGTCGGCCTGGGCGGGAAGAGCGAAGAGCAGGACGCAGATCGCGATCAGGAGTGACTTCATGGCGCACATCCTTTGTGGTCAGGGAGCGCAGCGGAAACCGGAGTCATTCTATCTGAATCAGATCGGCGGTGTCAACGGGGCTGGACAAGGTTGCGGACCGGTCCTGGCGGGAGTCGACGACACGGGTCGGAGCCGCGGCCGGAGGCGGCCCGCGTCGACGGCCTCGATCCGCGCAGCCACCGCACTACGTGGCGTCCACCGTCCCGGGCAGCAGGTCCGCCAGCACGGCGCACAGGTGTTCGCTGTCGATGGGCTTGGGCACGTACCCGTCCATGCCCGCATCCAGGCAGCGATCCATGTCGGAGCTCAGGGCGTGGGCGGTGACCCCGATGATGGGCAGATGGCGCCCGGCGACCGCCTCATCGCGCCGGATCCTGCGGGTCATCTCCAGGCCGTCCATGAGCGGCATCTGCACATCCGTGAGGATCACGTCGTAGGTGTCGCGTCGGGAGGCGACCAGACCCTCCTGGCCGTTGGCCGCCATCGTGACGTTGCAGCCGAGCTTGCGGAGCA includes these proteins:
- a CDS encoding alanine racemase yields the protein MLRTTSEILQARGVTRPTLLLDEARARANIARMAARARAAGAAFRPHFKTHQSGAVGRWFADAGVDRITVSSLDMAHHFADLGWRDMTVAILHNPLETPRALALARHLHEQGGRLGLLVDDPDVTAALAAVADVPLAVSVKIDTGYRRSGLAWDQGERLDAVLAACTGSLAPAGLLTHAGHAYEARSRRAVQAVYDVAIMRLQAIRAAANRPDLPLSFGDTPCCSLVDDLSACDEIRPGNFVFCDLMQLAIGSCGPGDLAAAVACPVIGVYPERREIVIHGGAVHLSKESLAGPDGKPCYGRLGTVAGDGFGEVLSGTVLTGLSQEHGVVRCDAGLADGLVPGDLVLVWPVHSCLSCDLLRNRMEAPVTF
- a CDS encoding zf-TFIIB domain-containing protein, whose amino-acid sequence is MKCPVCRVPTFVVEYDNIELDLCAGCDGVWFDAGELELLLDDRHAVLAAADTDEAGRDCPICRRRMDKVNIGPGHRVLIDSCPDGCGLWFDAHELGDLTADLAASGWQVPPDVRRFLSEMFPQKGEESC
- a CDS encoding LemA family protein; amino-acid sequence: MLAVPLMIILGLIVVVVVWVIGIYNSLVGLRNRVKEAWAQVDVQLKRRFDLIPNLMETVKGYMSHERETLEAVTQARAAVAGAGSGDVGARMQAEGALGMALGRLLAVSEAYPDLKASTNFLALQEELTSTENKIGFARQFYNESVMNMNNKVQMFPGNIIAGMFNFQQEKFFEVTDEAQREAPKVSFDK
- a CDS encoding M48 family metalloprotease, which codes for MWEQIAANRRKSIVLVTMMGLLLGALGFFGGVAFLGRDGGGLAGLVLALVVWAIMTATAWFQGDNVMLSVARAKKVAPGDLPMLHNIVEEMTLAAGLPKIPALYVIDDPAPNAFATGRTPETAAVAVTSGLLRTLDRDELQGVIAHEMAHVRNRDIQLMLFAGVLAGAIVILSEIGLRGMWFGGGRSRSRRDGGGDSGAIFAVIAVVLMILAPILSQLIYFAVSRKREYLADASAATFTRYPEGLARALEKIAGDSHKLGNVTSATAPNYIINPLKRSGKMAANATSTHPPIDERIRILRSMGGGASFRAYDESYRKVRGGGGVIPGSALKDDAGAAAAPRREAPRPEPAARKVRAREVDDFLYGKEGYRRIPCACGTVLKIPPGFASPGAKCPRCGTVHKI